The proteins below are encoded in one region of Paenibacillus sp. YYML68:
- a CDS encoding FtsX-like permease family protein yields MTFRSLAFSNIKGKWCSYIAFFMSCTFSVMIFYMYAAFLAHPDVVNGQIVGASKVRQGMLFCEYVIVIFSLLFVLYSNSAFVKTRQKEFGLFSLFGMTRAQIKRLVIYENTAISLLAIGVGIVLGILFSKLFFMALGVLLNLEQTIAFAVPAQAIWMTAFGFCILFTLISLWTARKIGGSQIIDLLKASRRPKGDLYYSPWLVAAAIGSLGMAYTLALMMNGNNFLSLDFSSFSVRALAILAAVLVGTYLVFTQFSVLVLGFIKKRYGIYYRRTNMLIISLLGFKIRDNARMLFIVSILSAIILTASSAFYILGRSAPQENLKEMISLTMFIGLFISLLFFIASGSMIYFKLFTELQDDRAQFEALTRIGMTEGEIRNVVVTQVGIIFFVPCVIGIIHALVAMKTLDNILMSSNWIYSFVVIGIYLAMQTIYFVAACRSYIASLRIRRV; encoded by the coding sequence CTCCGTCATGATTTTCTATATGTATGCTGCTTTTCTGGCACATCCTGATGTAGTAAACGGTCAAATTGTGGGCGCCTCTAAGGTGAGGCAAGGGATGCTCTTTTGTGAATATGTTATCGTTATTTTTTCATTACTCTTCGTGCTTTATTCCAATTCCGCTTTTGTAAAGACAAGGCAAAAGGAGTTCGGTCTTTTTTCTTTGTTTGGGATGACACGGGCGCAAATAAAGCGGCTTGTTATCTATGAGAACACGGCGATTTCTCTACTTGCAATCGGAGTTGGGATAGTACTGGGGATTTTGTTCAGTAAGCTCTTCTTTATGGCGCTGGGCGTCCTTCTCAACCTGGAACAGACGATTGCATTCGCCGTACCAGCACAAGCGATTTGGATGACGGCTTTCGGATTTTGCATCCTGTTTACGCTTATTTCGCTGTGGACGGCGCGGAAGATTGGAGGGTCGCAAATTATTGATTTGCTTAAAGCATCAAGAAGGCCTAAAGGTGATCTTTATTATTCTCCATGGTTAGTGGCAGCGGCAATCGGTTCACTCGGCATGGCCTATACGCTTGCCTTAATGATGAACGGAAACAATTTTTTGAGCCTCGACTTTTCCAGTTTCTCGGTTCGGGCTCTAGCGATTCTGGCTGCCGTGTTGGTGGGCACGTATTTAGTATTCACCCAGTTCAGCGTCCTTGTACTTGGGTTCATAAAAAAGCGCTACGGTATCTATTATCGGCGGACCAATATGCTGATCATTTCCTTACTCGGTTTTAAGATCCGAGACAACGCACGTATGCTCTTTATCGTTTCTATTCTGAGCGCGATCATCTTAACGGCGTCGAGCGCCTTTTATATACTGGGCCGTTCCGCCCCTCAAGAGAATTTAAAGGAAATGATTTCGCTGACGATGTTCATCGGACTCTTTATCAGTTTGCTCTTCTTTATCGCATCGGGGAGCATGATTTACTTTAAGCTGTTCACCGAGCTGCAGGACGATCGAGCGCAATTTGAAGCTTTAACGAGAATCGGTATGACGGAGGGAGAGATCCGTAACGTCGTCGTGACCCAGGTCGGCATTATTTTTTTCGTACCCTGCGTCATTGGTATCATTCACGCTTTGGTCGCTATGAAAACATTGGACAATATATTGATGTCGTCCAATTGGATCTATTCCTTTGTCGTTATTGGTATTTATTTGGCCATGCAAACGATCTACTTTGTTGCAGCCTGCCGCAGCTATATCGCAAGTTTGCGAATAAGAAGAGTATAA
- a CDS encoding LLM class flavin-dependent oxidoreductase has protein sequence MTIKLGVLDQVYVSENRTASDGLHESTRLIQAVEALGYSRFWVSEHHSMRALAFSSPEVLIAHLAAATSTIRVGSGGVMLPHYSAYKVAENFRLLEALHPGRIDLGLGRAPGGMPLATRALQQDKYVDVHKYPQQVLDLIGYLHDALPEGHPFEKLVASPVISTAPDVWLLGSSGDSARFAAELGTGYGFAEFFGTPGGEDAVRHYRENFKPAALLEPRPRSLIATLAICAETEEEANRLATSSDLLFLAIRTGRELPSLPSVETAMNYPYTEVDLYYIRQSRERRIIGTPERVKEQLLKLAAEYGIEELLINTPIHDPSARVRSYELIAKAFGMTERV, from the coding sequence ATGACAATAAAGCTCGGTGTACTGGATCAAGTGTATGTCAGCGAGAACCGTACCGCCTCAGACGGACTCCACGAGTCTACGAGGCTCATACAAGCAGTAGAAGCGCTCGGCTACAGCCGCTTCTGGGTGTCGGAGCATCATTCGATGCGGGCGCTGGCATTCTCAAGCCCTGAGGTGCTTATTGCGCATCTGGCGGCAGCAACGAGTACGATTCGCGTCGGCTCGGGCGGCGTCATGCTCCCGCATTACAGCGCATATAAGGTGGCGGAGAACTTCCGCCTGCTTGAGGCGCTCCATCCTGGGCGCATCGATCTCGGGCTTGGCCGTGCTCCGGGTGGCATGCCGCTAGCAACGAGGGCGCTGCAGCAAGACAAGTACGTCGATGTCCACAAGTATCCTCAACAGGTGCTTGATCTGATCGGGTATTTACACGACGCGTTGCCCGAAGGGCATCCGTTCGAGAAGCTGGTCGCTTCTCCAGTGATCTCGACGGCACCGGACGTCTGGCTGCTCGGATCGAGCGGAGATAGCGCAAGGTTCGCGGCGGAGCTGGGCACGGGGTACGGGTTTGCCGAATTTTTCGGTACACCGGGTGGGGAGGATGCAGTTCGGCATTACAGGGAGAACTTCAAGCCGGCTGCGCTACTGGAACCGAGACCGCGCTCGTTGATCGCGACGCTTGCCATCTGTGCGGAGACCGAGGAGGAAGCGAACCGACTGGCGACGAGCAGCGACCTCTTGTTCCTGGCGATCCGCACGGGACGAGAGCTGCCAAGCCTGCCTTCGGTAGAGACGGCGATGAATTATCCGTATACGGAGGTTGACCTGTATTATATTCGACAGAGCCGCGAGCGGCGCATCATCGGCACACCGGAGCGGGTGAAGGAGCAGCTGCTGAAGCTGGCCGCGGAGTACGGTATTGAGGAACTATTAATTAACACACCTATACACGATCCATCGGCGCGTGTGCGCTCGTATGAGCTGATTGCGAAGGCGTTCGGCATGACAGAGCGGGTGTAG